The Mesotoga infera DNA window GGTGACATATTCATCCATGGAGAAAAGGCAAGCATCAAGACCCCGTCTGATGCAAGGAAAGAGGGGATAGAGACTGTCTATCAGGATCTCTCTCTTGCTGGACAAATGGACCTGATTTCCAATATGTTCCTCGGAAGAGAACTGATCAAGCTGAATCTTGGAATTATGAAGATTCTCGACAGAAAAGCCATGGAAGCCAGAACCAGAAAGGCTTTAGAATCTATAGGAGTATCTACGGTTCAAACTCTGAAAACCGAGACGAGAAATCTTTCAGGAGGCCAACGTCAGGCCCTCGCATTAAGCAGGGCCGTGTCCTTTGGAGTGAAGATTCTGATCCTTGATGAACCGACAGCTGCAATGGGTATCAAAGAGTCCAGGAAGATTATCGATCTAATTCTGAGGCTTAAGGAA harbors:
- a CDS encoding sugar ABC transporter ATP-binding protein — protein: MREEKTVLEVRNIKKHFGGVQALRGVDFKLFEKETVALMGDNGAGKSTLIKCISGVYLPDEGDIFIHGEKASIKTPSDARKEGIETVYQDLSLAGQMDLISNMFLGRELIKLNLGIMKILDRKAMEARTRKALESIGVSTVQTLKTETRNLSGGQRQALALSRAVSFGVKILILDEPTAAMGIKESRKIIDLILRLKEQEIPMILISHSVPIVFEVSDRIVIMRQGQIAGELRTAHAKHEDIVSLMVGVGEGFGKEAEK